A single genomic interval of Osmia lignaria lignaria isolate PbOS001 chromosome 9, iyOsmLign1, whole genome shotgun sequence harbors:
- the LOC117603944 gene encoding uncharacterized protein LOC117603944, with translation MSKFVCIFICVSFMIISVPGSSEEKDGVLRKIKAGLEYATNYLETAKDIADLVAKSLGHKQQQKRGDDNDAKQKGSFGASNLVSAFFRLIGLDSQKVTAIAVNSVIFLAQMISSLFELKPAKENLARDLDDNNDNLSWNPANLITESKNDKIQRLLRQAQDDELPNQLIEKVDGVDSACIRLLLCKTSPVIRAVQNFLRNKTRTESHPMTSWLPSRDRFEENSDECENTHTDCSLFS, from the exons ATGTCGAAATTTGTGTGCATATTTATCTGTGTCTCTTTTATGATAATTTCTGTCCCTGGTTCGTCAGAAGAAAAGGATG GCGTTCTTCGAAAGATAAAGGCAGGTTTGGAATATGCCACAAATTATTTGGAAACTGCTAAAGATATTGCTGATCTCGTGGCGAAGAGCTTAGGTCACAAGCAGCAACAGAAGCGGGGGGATGATAACGATGCGAAACAGAAGGGTAGTTTCGGGGCTTCTAATCTCGTGTCTGCCTTTTTCCGGCTTATTGGATTAGACTCGCAGAAAGTAACTGCGATTGCTGTAAACAGTGTCATATTCCTTGCGCAAATG ATAAGTTCATTATTCGAACTGAAGCCTGCAAAAGAGAACCTCGCCAGAGATTTGGATGACAATAATGACAATTTATCTTGGAATCCTGCTAATCTTATAACAGAAAGCAAAAACGATAAA atacaaAGATTGCTTCGGCAGGCTCAGGACGACGAGCTACCGAATCAGCTGATCGAAAAAGTCGACGGTGTCGACTCAGCCTGCATCAGATTGTTACTTTGCAAAACATCGCCAGTTATAAGGGCGGTGCAGAATTTTCTGAGGAATAAAACGCGTACCGAATCGCATCCAATGACTTCGTGGCTTCCCAGCAGGGATCGGTTCGAGGAAAACAGCGACGAATGTGAAAACACGCATACCGATTGCAGTTTATTTTCCTAG
- the LOC143305228 gene encoding uncharacterized protein LOC143305228 has product MTKRNFSPIIGIFTALLLFYLKTISANRTSFYLEEVRSLSELPMTELIHIKSSLIDEEDFTTDDEHEEEASSRTLSVSLPVAQPLKRMNKKSIRRYEDHYDEKGKDSKISKIFQLSVTALSFLAFGGYLLTLIITTIRQNSGTNGNGNVIVLSNLQGLQNYNRPRRNVRILDPAENEFEMEKLYRGMIMLSRTYAAYN; this is encoded by the exons ATGACGAAAAG AAATTTTTCACCTATCATCGGAATTTTCACTGCACtgctgttattttatttaaaaacaatatccgCGAATCGTACATCTTTCTACCTAGAAGAGGTTCGCAGTCTGAGCGAACTGCCAATGACGGAACTGATTCATATAAAATCTTCTCTCATCGATGAAGAAG ATTTTACCACTGATGATGAACACGAAGAAGAAGCATCGAGTAGAACATTATCTGTGTCACTGCCTGTTGCACAACCCTTGaaaagaatgaataaaaaatcCATAAGGCGATACGAAGATCATTACGACGAAAAGGGGAAGGATTCGAAGATCTCGAAGATATTTCAACTTTCGGTCACTGCTCTTTCTTTTTTGGCATTCGGTGGTTATTTGCTTACATTAATAATAACGACAATTCGACAGAATTCAGGGACCAATGGCAATGGAAACGTCATTGTCCTCTCG AACCTACAAGGTTTACAAAATTACAATCGTCCGAGGAGAAATGTTAGAATTTTGGATCCAGCTGAGAACGAGTTcgaaatggaaaaattgtatCGAGGGATGATCATGCTGTCTCGAACGTATGCAgcgtataattaa